The proteins below are encoded in one region of Syntrophotalea carbinolica DSM 2380:
- a CDS encoding anthranilate synthase component II, translating to MLLMIDNYDSFTYNLVQYFAELGEDVEVYRNDQIDIDGILQRAPERLVVSPGPCSPKEAGISVEVIKRFAGRLPILGVCLGHQSIGYAFGGKIVRAGSLMHGKTSPIHHDGRELFAGLPNPFDATRYHSLVIERSTFPDCLEVTAWTDDGEIMGLRHRELPLWGVQFHPESILTVAGKDLLRNFLHLG from the coding sequence ATGTTGTTGATGATCGACAATTACGATTCCTTTACTTATAACCTGGTGCAGTATTTTGCCGAATTGGGTGAAGATGTTGAAGTCTATCGCAACGATCAGATAGATATCGACGGTATCTTACAGCGTGCGCCCGAGCGGTTAGTCGTTTCTCCGGGGCCTTGCTCACCCAAGGAAGCCGGCATCTCCGTCGAGGTTATCAAGCGGTTCGCCGGTCGTTTGCCCATTCTCGGGGTATGTCTGGGCCATCAGTCCATCGGCTATGCCTTTGGCGGTAAGATTGTCCGGGCCGGGTCGCTGATGCATGGTAAGACCAGCCCCATTCATCATGATGGTCGTGAATTGTTCGCCGGACTGCCCAATCCCTTTGATGCCACCCGTTACCATTCCCTGGTGATTGAGCGTTCGACATTCCCCGATTGTCTGGAGGTTACGGCCTGGACGGACGATGGAGAAATTATGGGGCTTCGTCATCGCGAATTGCCTTTGTGGGGGGTGCAGTTTCACCCTGAGTCCATATTGACGGTGGCCGGTAAAGATCTGCTCCGCAATTTTCTTCATTTAGGCTGA
- the accD gene encoding acetyl-CoA carboxylase, carboxyltransferase subunit beta, whose amino-acid sequence MAWFKKSKAPIVPVESKKVKMPEGVWRKCPHCNEIIYAKEIERNLNVCPKCDYHFRISARERIALVLDEGSFVERDAGMKSVDFLEFKDGKRYRDRISAAIKKSGLNDAVIWGEGAIEAQPVVVAVFDFSFMGGSMGSVVGEKITRAVEKALENRCPCLVFSSSGGARMQESIMSLMQMAKTSAALSRLKEAGLPYISIMTDPTTGGVTASFAMLGDVNMAEPRALIGFAGPRVIEQTIRQKLPEGFQRSEYLLEHGMIDMIVRRPEMKARLSQMLRIFMKQ is encoded by the coding sequence ATGGCTTGGTTTAAAAAATCGAAGGCACCCATTGTGCCTGTTGAAAGCAAAAAAGTTAAGATGCCCGAGGGGGTATGGCGTAAATGTCCCCACTGCAATGAAATTATTTATGCCAAGGAAATAGAGCGCAATCTGAACGTATGTCCGAAGTGCGATTATCATTTTCGGATATCGGCGCGTGAGCGTATCGCCCTGGTGTTGGATGAAGGTTCTTTCGTCGAGCGGGATGCCGGCATGAAGTCGGTGGACTTTCTTGAATTCAAGGATGGTAAACGCTATCGCGACCGTATCAGCGCGGCGATTAAGAAAAGCGGATTGAACGATGCGGTGATCTGGGGCGAAGGGGCCATCGAGGCGCAACCGGTTGTCGTTGCCGTTTTCGATTTCTCGTTCATGGGGGGTAGCATGGGCTCGGTGGTCGGCGAAAAGATCACCCGGGCTGTGGAAAAAGCATTGGAAAACCGTTGCCCTTGTCTGGTCTTTTCCTCTTCCGGTGGCGCTCGCATGCAGGAAAGCATAATGTCTCTTATGCAGATGGCCAAGACCAGTGCGGCTCTATCGCGTCTCAAGGAAGCCGGTTTGCCCTATATCTCGATTATGACCGATCCCACCACGGGTGGGGTAACCGCAAGTTTTGCCATGCTGGGCGATGTCAACATGGCCGAACCACGGGCTTTGATCGGTTTTGCCGGGCCGCGGGTTATCGAGCAGACCATTCGTCAGAAGCTCCCCGAAGGATTCCAGCGTTCCGAGTATCTGCTTGAGCACGGCATGATTGACATGATTGTCCGGCGGCCGGAAATGAAGGCACGTCTGTCTCAGATGTTGCGCATCTTTATGAAACAATAA
- a CDS encoding LPS-assembly protein LptD: MKNYCIVLRGWAFLLLALLMLEGGAACAEEYKDTPGAPVSLEAEELVFDQKTGEYQAQGDVLLRRGDQTLAAESMQFNQTTGDAQAVGHVRLFDPEALVTGERLRLNLNKETGSIENGRIFLPKANFHVAGNEIEKLGEDHYRIQNGTFTTCDGERPSWKFSARQLDVTVGGYAWAKHVLFHLYDVPVLYLPVMGYPVKVERESGFLMPRFGQSNKRGTELSLVYYQVLDRHMDATFYLDYFSKLGVGKGVEYRYFLGHDNDGEALLYHVSGLNGHSDQVAVNWQHMGTLPGQVWLTSKVQYVSSRNYFSDFGEVAGEYNRSRAESVVALSRHWGNNNLAGQFKYIRQLNQDDDEPSVDDDQTLQRLPEVRFNMLRQRLGYSPFYFRLDSSGTYLWQKKGAEVARLSLRPVVSTQFTPGDWLELGAEIGYRQKLYAWSGDQEYKGIPDATLRMGTRLSRVYDVAGDTVSKIQHVLQPEVIYYYVPKVNQDDLPQFESFDFVGRRNTVSYGLVNRFVAKLESPTGQADYHEFLYLRLAQEYDLSLTEHTDLLAAERPEAERWSDLRTELIFRPTRHSYFDLDTRLATSGGGLRTFLAEGGLEDGKGNAASLRYRYRRDEQEYLGAKLDLAVLKPVYLNYEQRYALDESTTLENVLNLEYRAQCWSMFLSWRDRGDEQEFTISFALTGIGKTSHFGSRLEPTM, encoded by the coding sequence GTGAAAAACTATTGCATTGTGCTGAGGGGCTGGGCCTTTCTGCTGTTGGCATTGTTGATGTTGGAGGGGGGGGCCGCATGCGCCGAGGAGTACAAGGATACTCCGGGCGCCCCCGTGTCATTGGAAGCCGAAGAACTGGTTTTTGATCAGAAAACCGGAGAGTATCAGGCGCAGGGAGATGTCCTTTTGCGTCGGGGTGACCAGACGCTTGCCGCCGAAAGTATGCAGTTCAACCAAACAACCGGCGACGCTCAAGCCGTCGGCCATGTGCGGCTGTTTGATCCGGAGGCGCTGGTAACCGGCGAGCGATTGCGTTTAAATCTGAATAAGGAAACCGGTTCGATTGAAAACGGCCGGATCTTTTTGCCAAAGGCCAATTTTCACGTTGCCGGCAATGAAATCGAAAAGTTGGGGGAAGACCACTATCGCATTCAGAACGGTACCTTCACCACCTGCGACGGTGAGCGTCCTTCCTGGAAATTCAGCGCACGGCAGCTCGACGTTACCGTGGGTGGCTATGCCTGGGCCAAGCATGTCCTGTTTCATCTCTACGATGTACCCGTTTTGTATCTTCCCGTTATGGGATATCCGGTCAAGGTCGAGAGGGAATCCGGGTTTTTGATGCCCCGTTTCGGGCAGTCCAATAAGCGCGGTACCGAATTGTCTCTGGTTTATTACCAGGTTCTCGATCGCCATATGGACGCTACTTTCTACCTGGACTATTTTTCGAAACTGGGCGTCGGCAAAGGCGTTGAATACCGCTATTTCCTCGGTCATGACAACGATGGGGAAGCTCTGCTCTATCATGTATCCGGGCTCAACGGCCATAGCGATCAGGTTGCGGTTAATTGGCAGCATATGGGGACTTTGCCGGGGCAGGTCTGGCTGACTTCGAAAGTTCAGTATGTCAGCAGCCGAAACTATTTTTCGGATTTTGGCGAAGTGGCGGGAGAATATAATCGCTCTCGTGCCGAATCGGTGGTAGCCCTTAGCCGCCATTGGGGCAACAACAACCTGGCCGGGCAATTCAAATACATACGCCAGCTGAACCAGGATGACGACGAGCCATCCGTCGATGACGACCAGACCCTGCAGCGTTTACCCGAGGTGCGCTTCAACATGCTGCGGCAGCGCCTGGGGTACAGTCCGTTTTACTTTCGCCTGGATTCCTCGGGAACCTATCTGTGGCAGAAAAAGGGGGCTGAGGTCGCCCGTTTGAGTCTGCGCCCCGTTGTGTCGACCCAGTTCACGCCAGGCGACTGGTTGGAACTGGGAGCCGAAATCGGCTATCGACAAAAACTGTATGCCTGGTCCGGCGATCAGGAATACAAAGGCATTCCCGATGCGACCCTGCGCATGGGTACCCGCCTCAGCAGGGTTTATGACGTCGCTGGCGACACGGTGAGCAAGATCCAGCATGTGCTGCAGCCTGAAGTCATCTACTATTATGTACCCAAAGTTAATCAAGATGACCTGCCGCAGTTTGAGAGTTTTGACTTTGTTGGCAGGCGCAACACGGTCAGTTACGGTTTGGTTAATCGTTTTGTCGCCAAACTTGAATCTCCCACCGGGCAGGCGGATTATCATGAGTTCCTGTATTTGCGTCTGGCTCAGGAGTATGACCTGTCCCTTACCGAACATACCGATTTGCTGGCTGCCGAACGGCCGGAAGCCGAGCGCTGGAGCGATTTGCGTACAGAACTCATCTTCCGTCCAACCCGCCACAGCTATTTCGATCTGGACACGCGGCTAGCTACCAGTGGAGGCGGTTTACGCACTTTCCTCGCAGAAGGTGGCCTCGAGGATGGCAAGGGGAACGCGGCTTCCCTGCGTTACCGCTACCGGCGTGACGAACAGGAATACCTCGGTGCCAAGCTCGATCTGGCCGTGCTTAAGCCGGTCTATTTGAACTACGAGCAGCGTTACGCTCTGGACGAAAGCACCACCCTTGAAAATGTACTCAATCTTGAATATCGCGCGCAGTGCTGGAGTATGTTTTTGTCCTGGCGCGACCGGGGCGATGAACAGGAATTCACCATCAGTTTCGCTTTAACGGGTATCGGCAAGACCTCCCACTTCGGAAGTCGCCTGGAACCGACGATGTAA
- a CDS encoding DEAD/DEAH box helicase — protein MKFTELNLPAEVQRGIDAMGFTALTPVQEQSIPLALDKKDVAAQAQTGTGKTAAFLISLFARLMSDKKTETRAPRALILAPTRELVVQISKDAMGLGQFCGFKIQPIFGGVDYEKQRQALHAGVDILIATPGRLIDYVKQGAVSLGSIEALVIDEADRMFDMGFIRDLRYILRKLPAFDRRQTMLFSATLSHRVMELAYEFMDLAEKIKVAPENVTAEQIEEVLYHVSRREKFALLLGLLKKEPAKCVMLFVNTKREAEHLTGRLQVNGFKAALISGDIPQKKRMRILDEFKEGRIHFLVGTDVASRGIHVDGVTHVINYDLPQDREDYVHRIGRTARAGAAGKAISFADEDLVYYLADIEDYIGHRIPSVFPEDSDFCHTYKAYKPVKKSARGRSAAKPGSPPKKDGAPRRRRPRRRPRGKSSGAPSGKDKS, from the coding sequence ATGAAATTTACCGAGCTGAACCTGCCCGCAGAAGTCCAGCGGGGAATCGATGCCATGGGATTTACCGCCCTGACCCCCGTGCAGGAACAATCGATACCGCTGGCGTTAGACAAAAAGGATGTGGCTGCTCAGGCGCAGACCGGTACCGGCAAGACAGCCGCTTTTCTCATTTCCCTGTTTGCTCGGTTGATGAGCGACAAAAAAACGGAAACCCGTGCTCCGCGCGCCCTGATTCTCGCTCCCACGCGCGAGTTGGTGGTTCAGATCTCCAAAGATGCCATGGGGCTTGGACAGTTTTGCGGATTCAAGATCCAACCGATTTTCGGCGGTGTCGATTACGAGAAGCAGCGACAGGCCTTGCACGCGGGGGTCGATATCCTTATCGCCACGCCGGGGCGGCTGATCGATTACGTGAAACAGGGAGCGGTGTCCCTCGGCAGTATTGAAGCCCTGGTCATAGACGAGGCCGATCGCATGTTCGATATGGGATTTATCAGGGATCTTCGTTACATCCTGCGAAAATTGCCGGCTTTCGATCGGCGTCAAACCATGCTGTTTTCAGCTACCTTGTCCCATCGCGTCATGGAGTTGGCTTATGAATTCATGGACCTGGCCGAAAAGATTAAAGTCGCCCCGGAGAATGTAACCGCTGAGCAGATCGAAGAGGTGCTTTACCATGTTTCCCGTCGGGAAAAATTCGCTTTGCTGCTGGGACTGTTGAAAAAAGAACCCGCCAAGTGTGTGATGCTGTTCGTCAATACCAAGCGCGAAGCCGAACACCTTACCGGTCGTTTGCAGGTCAATGGTTTCAAGGCCGCTTTGATTTCCGGCGATATCCCCCAGAAAAAGCGCATGCGTATTCTGGATGAGTTCAAAGAAGGCCGTATTCATTTTTTGGTGGGGACCGATGTCGCGTCACGCGGTATCCATGTCGATGGCGTAACCCATGTCATTAACTACGATCTGCCCCAGGATCGCGAGGATTATGTGCATCGCATCGGTCGTACGGCCCGTGCGGGTGCCGCCGGCAAGGCCATCAGTTTTGCCGATGAGGACCTGGTTTATTATCTGGCCGATATCGAGGATTATATCGGTCATCGAATTCCTTCCGTCTTTCCTGAAGACAGCGATTTCTGCCATACATACAAAGCCTACAAGCCGGTAAAAAAGTCTGCGCGGGGCCGCTCTGCCGCAAAACCCGGCTCTCCTCCGAAGAAGGACGGAGCACCGCGCCGTCGCCGGCCGCGCAGGCGTCCCCGAGGCAAGTCATCCGGAGCGCCGTCCGGAAAAGACAAGTCGTGA
- a CDS encoding uracil-DNA glycosylase — MTHYTLENIASCRRCQRLVDYIADLPPAKGRRRSEYWNRPVPGFGDLQARIFLVGLAPGAHGANRTGRPFTGDGAGDFMYPLLHEAGFASQAEAVSSDDGLELYDLYISNAVKCVPPQNKPLAAEFHLCRPFLTAELKRLTNLKVVVALGRAAFDSYMRLCVEQGHIQRMAEFPFAHGASYLLPHGIWVVACYHTSRYNVNTGRMTQRMFADLLIQIRELAENG; from the coding sequence GTGACACATTATACTCTTGAAAATATAGCCTCGTGCAGGCGTTGTCAGCGTCTGGTCGATTATATTGCAGATTTGCCGCCGGCCAAGGGGCGCCGGCGAAGTGAATACTGGAATCGCCCGGTACCGGGTTTCGGCGACCTGCAGGCGCGTATTTTCCTGGTGGGCCTGGCCCCGGGCGCCCATGGTGCCAATCGTACGGGCAGGCCTTTTACCGGGGACGGTGCCGGTGATTTCATGTACCCTTTGCTGCATGAGGCCGGGTTTGCCAGTCAGGCCGAAGCCGTGAGCTCCGATGATGGTCTTGAGCTGTATGATTTGTATATCAGCAATGCGGTCAAATGTGTACCACCTCAAAACAAGCCTCTGGCCGCTGAATTTCATCTCTGCCGTCCGTTTTTGACCGCAGAGTTGAAGAGGCTGACAAACCTGAAGGTCGTGGTGGCTTTGGGGCGTGCTGCGTTTGACAGTTATATGCGGTTGTGCGTCGAGCAGGGCCATATCCAGCGCATGGCGGAGTTCCCCTTTGCCCACGGGGCCAGTTATCTTCTGCCCCATGGAATATGGGTGGTGGCCTGTTACCATACCAGCCGCTATAATGTGAACACGGGACGTATGACGCAGCGGATGTTTGCCGATTTACTGATTCAGATACGCGAGCTGGCGGAAAACGGTTGA
- a CDS encoding bifunctional folylpolyglutamate synthase/dihydrofolate synthase, which translates to MGYQQSLAYLYGLQRFGIKLGLTNIQTLLARLDHPERAMRIVHVAGTNGKGSVSAATALILQTAGYRTGLYTSPHLHSFTERIRIDGVQVSEPDMVSLVDEVRAVVGSLPVTFFEFTTAMALVYFRNRHTDFAVLEVGMGGRLDATNAVESEISVVTPVCCDHAEHLGADLATIAGEKAGIIKRQVPVVIAEQHPDAQRVLLTKAAEMLAPVCLWDRDFRIIDHDTHFDFFAPSLTLKGLRPGLAGAHQRQNLAVALAACMSLRNRGVALSEEALRYGVEKVQWPGRLEWWRQQRRILLDGAHNHGGAVVLARYLASLDGKKVRWVVGIKGQRCIDDILTPLLPHTAHLYATLPPVDQGIEPDKLVRAARAAGVLAKAYATPADAMTAALADQGEDDVVLVAGSLFLVAAVRDYLMDRERIR; encoded by the coding sequence ATGGGTTACCAACAGAGCCTGGCCTATCTGTATGGGTTGCAACGTTTCGGTATCAAGCTTGGTCTGACCAATATTCAAACCCTGTTGGCCCGTTTGGATCATCCCGAACGGGCTATGCGTATCGTGCATGTTGCCGGCACTAACGGCAAAGGCTCCGTATCCGCCGCCACAGCACTGATTTTGCAGACGGCCGGGTATCGCACAGGGCTTTACACTTCTCCACATCTTCACTCATTTACCGAGCGCATACGTATCGATGGTGTGCAGGTCAGCGAACCGGATATGGTGTCGCTGGTCGATGAGGTCCGGGCGGTTGTCGGCTCGCTTCCTGTCACTTTTTTCGAGTTTACAACCGCTATGGCGTTGGTGTATTTCAGGAACCGACACACCGATTTTGCCGTATTGGAAGTCGGCATGGGAGGACGGCTTGATGCCACCAATGCCGTCGAATCGGAAATCTCCGTCGTTACTCCTGTGTGTTGCGATCATGCAGAGCATCTCGGGGCAGACTTGGCCACCATCGCCGGAGAAAAAGCCGGGATCATCAAGCGCCAGGTTCCGGTGGTCATTGCGGAGCAGCACCCGGATGCCCAGCGGGTGCTGCTGACGAAGGCTGCCGAAATGCTCGCGCCGGTATGCCTCTGGGATCGTGATTTCCGCATAATCGATCACGATACCCATTTCGATTTTTTTGCTCCGTCACTGACATTGAAAGGTTTACGGCCGGGGCTGGCTGGTGCGCATCAACGACAGAACCTCGCTGTGGCGCTGGCGGCATGCATGTCGTTACGAAACCGGGGGGTGGCTTTGTCCGAAGAAGCCCTGCGCTACGGGGTCGAAAAGGTGCAGTGGCCGGGCCGACTTGAATGGTGGCGGCAGCAGCGCCGCATTTTGCTCGATGGTGCTCATAATCATGGTGGTGCCGTGGTTTTGGCCCGTTATCTGGCAAGTCTCGATGGTAAAAAGGTTCGCTGGGTGGTGGGGATCAAGGGGCAGCGATGCATTGATGATATTCTGACCCCTTTGTTGCCCCATACGGCTCATCTGTATGCTACCTTGCCGCCTGTTGACCAGGGGATTGAACCCGATAAACTGGTACGGGCGGCACGGGCAGCCGGAGTCCTGGCCAAAGCTTATGCGACCCCGGCCGATGCGATGACAGCCGCTCTTGCCGACCAGGGAGAAGATGACGTGGTGCTTGTCGCGGGATCGCTGTTTTTGGTTGCAGCTGTGCGAGACTATTTGATGGATAGGGAGAGGATCCGGTGA
- a CDS encoding ComEA family DNA-binding protein, translated as MKILVNCLIMMVCLLALSPSVGYSGEISAATASEIATTAVSLNSATAKQLQILPGIGAVTADRIVAYRKAHGPFANVEDLLHVKGIGTQTLSKIRDRIVLN; from the coding sequence ATGAAAATTCTGGTAAACTGTTTGATCATGATGGTGTGTTTGCTCGCTTTAAGTCCATCGGTTGGGTATTCCGGGGAAATTTCGGCTGCAACGGCATCAGAAATAGCAACTACAGCCGTATCGCTTAACTCCGCCACAGCGAAACAGTTGCAAATTTTACCCGGGATCGGGGCTGTAACCGCTGACAGAATTGTAGCCTACCGTAAAGCACACGGGCCTTTCGCCAACGTGGAAGACCTTCTTCATGTCAAAGGGATTGGTACGCAGACCCTGTCCAAGATTCGTGATCGGATAGTGCTGAACTGA
- a CDS encoding phosphoribosylanthranilate isomerase, whose product MPRVKICGITNLQDALHAVRCGADALGFVFYERSSRCVTPDQVATIIAGLPPLVTTVGLFVNQASEDVGRIAANCGLDILQLHGDESPEACQALAPYRVIKAFRLRDAGTLDAMPLYPVSGVLLDAWVPDQFGGTGHRCDWGLASQVAQKQPTILAGGLDPDCVADAVRTVQPYAVDVSSGVERAPGIKDPDKVAAFIHNAKCAAV is encoded by the coding sequence ATACCGAGAGTTAAAATATGTGGCATAACCAACCTCCAAGACGCTCTGCACGCTGTACGCTGCGGTGCCGATGCCCTTGGTTTTGTCTTTTATGAGCGCAGCTCGCGGTGCGTTACTCCGGATCAGGTCGCGACCATCATCGCCGGACTGCCGCCGCTGGTTACGACTGTCGGTTTGTTTGTCAACCAAGCTTCTGAAGATGTTGGCCGAATCGCCGCTAACTGCGGGCTAGATATCCTGCAGCTGCACGGTGACGAATCCCCTGAGGCCTGCCAGGCCCTGGCTCCCTACAGGGTTATCAAGGCCTTTCGCCTGCGCGATGCCGGTACCTTGGATGCCATGCCTCTTTATCCCGTGTCCGGAGTTTTGCTGGATGCCTGGGTGCCCGATCAATTCGGAGGGACCGGTCATCGCTGTGATTGGGGGCTGGCTTCTCAGGTTGCCCAAAAGCAGCCCACTATTCTTGCGGGGGGGCTTGACCCGGATTGCGTAGCCGATGCCGTTCGAACGGTTCAGCCGTACGCTGTCGATGTGTCGAGCGGGGTGGAGCGCGCTCCCGGCATCAAGGACCCTGACAAAGTCGCTGCATTTATTCATAACGCAAAGTGCGCCGCCGTCTGA
- the trpC gene encoding indole-3-glycerol phosphate synthase TrpC, with protein sequence MILDDILKVKKDEVRSAKRERPLVDLKARSSDAGAVRPFTQALKRRSQNGTAVIAEVKKGSPSKGLIRPDFDPLEIARCYSRAGAACLSVLTDERFFFGRLEYLGAIREVVDLPLLRKEFIIDPYQVYEARVFGADAVLLIAAALEDALLADLAALAAELQLDVLLEVHDEEELERALSVPTPMLGINNRNLKTFHTDLAVTERLLPRIPADRLVVAESGIRTREDICRLQNAGAAAFLIGESLVREQDIEGKLSTLLGRTGRGEE encoded by the coding sequence GTGATACTCGATGATATTTTGAAAGTAAAAAAAGATGAGGTTCGATCTGCAAAGCGAGAGCGGCCTTTAGTCGATTTGAAAGCGCGGTCGTCCGATGCGGGTGCCGTACGTCCCTTCACTCAGGCTTTGAAACGTCGCTCTCAAAACGGGACGGCGGTTATTGCCGAGGTGAAAAAAGGATCGCCTTCCAAGGGGCTGATTCGCCCCGACTTTGATCCTCTGGAGATTGCCCGGTGTTACAGCCGTGCCGGTGCGGCGTGCCTTTCGGTGTTAACCGATGAACGTTTTTTCTTCGGCCGACTCGAATACCTTGGCGCTATCCGCGAGGTGGTTGATCTGCCCCTGCTTCGCAAAGAATTTATCATCGATCCTTATCAGGTCTATGAGGCACGGGTTTTTGGCGCAGATGCTGTTTTGCTGATTGCGGCGGCCTTGGAGGATGCGCTTTTAGCTGATCTGGCCGCCCTGGCCGCTGAGCTTCAACTGGATGTCTTGCTGGAAGTGCATGACGAGGAAGAGTTGGAAAGGGCATTGTCGGTCCCGACCCCTATGCTCGGCATAAACAACCGCAATCTCAAAACCTTTCATACCGATCTCGCTGTAACGGAAAGACTTTTGCCGCGAATCCCCGCGGATCGCCTCGTGGTTGCCGAAAGCGGCATTCGTACGCGGGAAGATATCTGTCGCCTTCAGAATGCCGGGGCGGCCGCCTTTTTGATCGGCGAGAGTCTCGTGCGCGAGCAGGACATCGAAGGCAAGTTGTCCACGCTTTTGGGTCGTACGGGTAGGGGCGAGGAATAG
- a CDS encoding FtsB family cell division protein encodes MANSKPTARVRSLGQRIPLVPVVIILLVLGAGLFGEKGALRMLQARRQKMDLERQVAAKQNINRELKQEIKQLKTDRIYIETLARKELGMVGDGEVVYQFPTESNPSDHVGPATSSAP; translated from the coding sequence ATGGCAAACTCTAAACCCACAGCCCGGGTACGAAGTCTGGGGCAGCGGATCCCGCTAGTACCGGTGGTCATTATCCTATTGGTGCTCGGTGCCGGTCTCTTTGGAGAAAAGGGTGCTTTGCGTATGTTGCAGGCCCGTCGTCAAAAAATGGACCTGGAACGACAGGTTGCCGCAAAGCAGAATATTAATCGTGAATTGAAACAGGAAATTAAACAACTCAAGACAGACCGCATCTATATTGAAACACTTGCCCGAAAGGAATTGGGTATGGTGGGGGATGGCGAGGTGGTTTATCAGTTTCCGACGGAGAGCAATCCCTCCGACCATGTCGGACCGGCCACATCCTCTGCGCCCTGA
- the trpD gene encoding anthranilate phosphoribosyltransferase: MIRQAIARVVEGQNLKESDMIEVMNQIMGGEATPAQIGALIVALRMKGETVEEITGAARVMRDHATPVRVGRVLDIDREEINLDQETMAAVLDTCGTGGSGTKSFNISTTVAFVVAACGVKVAKHGNRSVSSMCGSADVLEALGVHLDIGVDTVERCIAEEGIGFLFAPALHGAMRYAIGPRREIGIRTIFNILGPLTNPAGADRQVLGVYREDLVATLADVLCRLGCRRGFVVHGMDGMDEVTLTAPTRIADIREGRYSLSTIAPEDYGLQRCRLEDLAGGDARHNAELVRGILAGEAGPRRDIVLLNSAFALVAAGKADSIEDGMRAAAQAIDEHAALAKLNALIRMTQP; the protein is encoded by the coding sequence ATGATTAGACAGGCCATTGCCCGCGTCGTGGAAGGGCAGAACCTAAAAGAATCCGACATGATTGAGGTCATGAACCAGATCATGGGGGGGGAGGCGACTCCGGCGCAAATCGGAGCTTTGATCGTAGCCTTGCGTATGAAGGGGGAAACGGTCGAGGAAATCACCGGAGCCGCTCGGGTCATGCGGGATCATGCCACGCCGGTCAGGGTTGGACGTGTTCTCGATATCGACCGAGAAGAAATCAACCTTGACCAGGAAACCATGGCAGCGGTTCTCGATACCTGTGGTACCGGTGGCAGCGGTACCAAGTCGTTCAATATCTCCACGACTGTAGCCTTCGTTGTGGCCGCTTGCGGCGTCAAGGTTGCGAAACACGGTAACCGTAGCGTGTCTTCGATGTGCGGGAGCGCCGATGTGCTTGAAGCGCTTGGCGTGCATCTCGATATCGGTGTTGATACCGTGGAACGCTGCATCGCCGAAGAGGGCATCGGTTTTCTGTTTGCGCCGGCGTTGCACGGTGCCATGCGCTATGCCATCGGGCCCCGTCGCGAGATAGGTATCCGCACCATTTTCAATATTCTCGGCCCCTTGACCAACCCTGCAGGCGCCGACCGTCAGGTGCTTGGGGTTTATCGGGAAGACCTGGTTGCTACCTTGGCGGATGTTCTTTGCCGGCTTGGTTGCCGTCGAGGGTTCGTGGTGCACGGCATGGATGGTATGGATGAGGTGACCCTTACTGCTCCGACCCGTATAGCCGATATCCGCGAGGGCAGGTATAGCCTGTCGACCATCGCCCCTGAGGATTATGGCCTGCAACGTTGCCGATTGGAGGATCTTGCCGGAGGTGATGCGCGCCACAATGCCGAATTGGTGCGAGGCATCCTTGCCGGCGAAGCGGGGCCGCGTCGCGATATTGTCTTGCTCAACAGTGCCTTCGCCTTGGTGGCGGCGGGCAAGGCGGACAGCATTGAAGACGGCATGCGTGCAGCTGCCCAGGCTATCGACGAACATGCTGCGCTGGCCAAACTCAATGCCCTGATCAGGATGACACAGCCGTGA